From Desulfuromonas soudanensis, the proteins below share one genomic window:
- the treS gene encoding maltose alpha-D-glucosyltransferase — protein MTAANFDPQGENPDWYKDIVIYQLHVKSFCDGNGDGIGDFKGLIGKLDYLENLGVNALWLLPFYPSPLRDDGYDIADYGQIHPDYGNLSDFKRFLKEAHARSMRVITELVLNHTSDQHAWFQRARNAKPGSSARDFYVWSDTTDRYPDARVIFQDFELSNWTWDPVARAYFWHRFYSHQPDLNFDNPRVHTALLKILDFWFSLGVDGVRLDAIPYLYQREGTNCENLPETYAFLKKLRSHVQEHFPDRMLLAEANQWPEDAARYFGDGDSCHMCFHFPLMPRMYMALEMENSYPVTDILEQTPEIPESCQWALFLRNHDELTLEMVTDEERDYMYHIYVKDPRARVNLGIRRRLAPLLDNDRRKIELMNVLLFTLPGSPIIYYGDEIGMGDNYYLGDRDGVRTPMQWNTDANAGFSRANPQKLFLPLVIDPEYNATALNVATQEQRQSSLLWWMRRAIDLRQSSACFGRGTIRFLTPENVKVLAYIRSLGEEHICVVANLSRHAQMVLLDLSPYAGRVAEDMFSKNRFLPVAESPYSLALGPYGYYVFTLTEPAAEEAAAPPATLLRLKGDSWRGIMEDKGIRTALETRILPAYLPRQRWYGGKDRKIRTLTLVEAIPLSRSPDSPLLLLVEVAYQEGTPETYVLPLAYQRLAEGGGEAPRGAMAHLTLGDSQGVVYDGIYAPSFGIDVLSGIAGRRRQTGSHGQLHADASRELARWWRKGEAESTPKLLETEQSNTSILYNEHFIFKLYRRCQTGVHPDLEIVRYLSEDAVFPHVPAYAGSLEYRRGEEPPLVLGLMQTFVPNQGDAWGHFVDLARHYFERVLLRDQAGKLPPEGPGGFLRAVGTPLPPRLLEVISGVTLEMSGLLGRRTAELHQALSGGKGEAFRPEDFSILYQRSLYQAMQNQARQELRQLQKGASGLSPALQAEVQKVLDLQPQILAGMHAITAGKLSAKRIRIHGDYHLGQVLFTGNDFVMLDFEGEPARPLSERRIKRSPMRDVAGMLRSFQYAAYTALLSGSALRPQVTETLTPWADRWYEAVSVSFLQGYLGAMEDSDLLPRQPEELEKLLLPFLLQKAVYELGYERNNRPAWLLIPLRGIQLLCGE, from the coding sequence ATGACCGCAGCAAATTTCGACCCGCAGGGCGAAAACCCCGATTGGTACAAGGACATCGTCATCTACCAGCTGCACGTGAAGAGCTTCTGCGACGGCAACGGCGACGGTATCGGCGACTTCAAGGGGCTGATCGGCAAGCTCGACTATCTGGAAAACCTCGGCGTGAACGCTCTGTGGCTCCTCCCCTTCTACCCCTCGCCGCTGCGGGATGACGGCTACGACATCGCCGACTACGGACAGATCCATCCCGACTACGGAAACCTGAGCGATTTCAAGCGCTTTCTCAAGGAAGCCCACGCCCGCTCCATGCGGGTCATCACCGAGCTGGTCCTCAACCACACCTCGGATCAGCACGCCTGGTTCCAGCGCGCCCGCAACGCCAAGCCCGGCAGCTCCGCCCGCGACTTCTACGTCTGGAGCGACACCACCGACCGCTACCCCGATGCGCGGGTGATCTTCCAGGATTTCGAGCTCTCCAACTGGACCTGGGACCCGGTGGCCCGGGCCTACTTCTGGCACCGCTTCTATTCCCACCAGCCGGATCTCAACTTCGACAATCCCCGGGTCCACACCGCCCTCCTGAAGATTCTCGACTTCTGGTTCTCCCTCGGCGTCGACGGCGTGCGCCTCGACGCCATCCCCTACCTCTACCAGCGCGAAGGGACGAACTGCGAAAACCTCCCCGAGACCTACGCCTTCCTCAAAAAGCTGCGCAGCCACGTTCAGGAGCACTTCCCCGACCGGATGCTGCTGGCCGAGGCCAATCAGTGGCCCGAGGACGCCGCCCGCTACTTCGGCGACGGCGACAGCTGCCACATGTGTTTCCACTTCCCCCTCATGCCGCGCATGTACATGGCCCTGGAGATGGAGAACAGCTACCCGGTCACCGACATCCTCGAGCAGACGCCGGAGATCCCCGAGAGCTGCCAGTGGGCGCTCTTTTTGCGCAATCACGACGAGCTGACCCTGGAGATGGTCACCGACGAGGAACGGGACTACATGTACCATATCTACGTCAAGGATCCCCGGGCGCGGGTCAATCTCGGCATCCGCCGCCGCCTCGCCCCCCTCCTCGACAACGACCGTCGCAAGATCGAACTGATGAATGTCCTCCTTTTCACCCTCCCCGGTTCGCCGATCATCTATTACGGCGACGAGATCGGCATGGGGGACAACTACTATCTCGGCGACCGCGACGGGGTGCGGACCCCCATGCAGTGGAATACCGATGCCAACGCCGGCTTCTCCCGGGCCAACCCGCAGAAGCTCTTCCTCCCCCTGGTCATCGACCCCGAGTACAACGCCACCGCCCTCAACGTCGCCACCCAGGAGCAGCGCCAGTCCTCCCTCCTCTGGTGGATGCGCCGCGCCATCGATCTGCGCCAGTCCTCCGCCTGCTTCGGCCGGGGGACGATCCGTTTTCTGACGCCGGAGAACGTCAAGGTCCTGGCCTACATCCGCTCCCTGGGGGAGGAGCACATCTGCGTCGTCGCCAACCTCTCCCGGCACGCCCAGATGGTCCTCCTCGACCTCTCCCCCTATGCCGGGCGCGTCGCCGAGGATATGTTCAGCAAGAATCGCTTCCTGCCCGTCGCCGAGTCCCCCTACTCCCTGGCCCTCGGCCCCTACGGCTACTACGTCTTCACCCTCACCGAGCCGGCCGCCGAGGAGGCGGCGGCACCGCCGGCAACCCTTCTGCGCCTCAAGGGGGATTCCTGGCGGGGGATCATGGAGGACAAGGGGATCAGAACGGCCCTGGAGACGCGCATCCTCCCGGCCTACCTCCCCCGGCAGCGCTGGTACGGCGGCAAGGACCGAAAGATCCGCACCCTCACCCTCGTCGAAGCGATCCCCCTGAGCCGCAGTCCCGACTCCCCCCTCCTTCTTCTGGTGGAGGTCGCCTACCAGGAGGGGACTCCGGAAACTTACGTCCTCCCCCTGGCTTACCAGAGGCTGGCCGAAGGGGGAGGGGAGGCGCCCCGGGGGGCGATGGCCCATCTCACCCTCGGCGACAGCCAGGGGGTGGTCTACGATGGAATCTACGCCCCCTCCTTCGGTATCGACGTCCTCTCCGGCATTGCCGGCCGCCGGCGTCAGACCGGCAGCCATGGCCAGCTGCACGCCGACGCCAGCCGGGAACTGGCCCGCTGGTGGCGCAAGGGGGAGGCCGAATCGACCCCGAAGCTCCTCGAAACCGAGCAGTCCAATACGTCGATCCTCTACAACGAGCACTTCATCTTCAAGCTCTACCGCCGCTGCCAGACCGGGGTCCATCCCGATCTGGAGATCGTCCGGTATCTGAGCGAGGACGCCGTTTTTCCCCATGTCCCGGCCTATGCCGGGTCCCTGGAATACCGGCGCGGGGAGGAGCCCCCCCTGGTTCTCGGCCTGATGCAGACCTTCGTTCCCAACCAGGGAGACGCCTGGGGGCACTTCGTCGATCTGGCCAGACATTACTTCGAACGGGTGCTCCTTCGCGACCAGGCGGGCAAACTCCCCCCCGAAGGACCGGGAGGTTTCCTCCGCGCCGTCGGGACCCCCCTCCCGCCGCGGCTGCTTGAAGTCATTTCCGGCGTGACCCTGGAAATGTCCGGCCTCCTCGGGCGGCGCACCGCCGAGCTCCATCAGGCCCTCTCGGGCGGGAAGGGGGAGGCGTTCCGCCCGGAAGATTTCTCCATCCTCTACCAGCGCTCCCTCTACCAGGCGATGCAGAACCAGGCCAGGCAGGAGCTGCGGCAATTGCAGAAGGGAGCCTCCGGACTCTCCCCTGCGCTGCAGGCCGAGGTGCAGAAGGTCCTCGATCTGCAGCCGCAAATCCTCGCCGGGATGCACGCCATCACCGCCGGCAAGCTGAGTGCGAAAAGGATCCGCATCCACGGCGATTACCACCTGGGGCAGGTCCTGTTCACCGGCAACGATTTCGTCATGCTCGACTTCGAGGGGGAACCGGCGAGGCCGCTGAGCGAACGGCGCATCAAGCGTTCGCCGATGCGGGACGTCGCCGGCATGCTCCGCTCCTTCCAGTACGCCGCCTATACCGCCCTCCTGTCGGGTTCGGCCCTGCGGCCGCAGGTCACCGAGACGCTGACCCCCTGGGCCGACCGCTGGTACGAGGCGGTCTCCGTCTCCTTCCTCCAGGGCTACCTGGGGGCCATGGAGGACAGCGATCTCCTCCCCCGCCAGCCCGAAGAGCTGGAAAAACTCCTCCTCCCCTTCCTGCTGCAAAAGGCGGTCTACGAACTCGGCTACGAGCGGAACAATCGTCCCGCCTGGCTCCTCATCCCCCTGCGCGGGATTCAACTCCTCTGCGGAGAGTAA
- the fdnG gene encoding formate dehydrogenase-N subunit alpha, producing MQLNRRGFFKVSGSVVAGSILGIGLEAAEAEAALPLAIQYARETTTICPYCAVGCGLIVHSRGDEVINTEGDPDHPINRGTLCSKGAAVFQLRDNKQRITEPMYRAKGSREWQKVSWDWALDQIADRVKATRDASFREQNAKGQVVNRTDAIASVGSAALDNEECYLLQKMLRSWGLVYIEHQARIUHSATVASLAATFGRGAMTNHWIDIRNADVILIMGANPAENHPVSFRYVLEAKEHGAKVLSVDPRFTRTSSKADVYAPLRSGTDIAFLGGMIKYILDNELGHREYLQLHTNATFLVDPLFQMPGELDGLFSGYNLDKRSYDKATWGFQRDENGIPKTDLSMQDPNCVFQLLKTQFARYTPEVVSDITGTPVEKLEEIYGIYGASGQPGKAATIMYAMGWTQHTVGTQNIRTMAIIQLLLGNIGVAGGGVNALRGESNVQGSTDHCLLFHILPGYLPTPHAGLKDLSTYIEKTTPTTTDPQSANWWGNRSKYITSLLRAHFDQTLTAEDEFGYQLLPKLDEGQNASWLMLFDQMFREKIKGFFAWGQNPACSGSNANKVREALSKLDWMVAVNLFDNETASFWKGPRMDPAKIDTEVFFLPVAASFEKEGSITNSGRWAQWRYKAVEPFGNSLPDSELMNELQHRVRARYAAQGGAFPAPILKLSWDYGFKLLNGKVGKIDVHAVAKEINGYFLVDKEVNGKQFKKGDPVPSFAFLQNDGSTSSGNWLYCNSYNADGNNMARRSHSDPSGIGLYPQWSWCWPVNRRILYNRASVNADGIPWDKEKPVIWWDGGKWKGDVPDGGWKPLSQEGTKKSFIMLPDGVASIFAAGMKEGPFPEHYEPLECPIEKNPLSGTKNNPAMKLFYEGEEKLPEDVFFSCDQRYPFVATTYRVTEHWQTGIMTRNTPWLLEMQPHLFVEMSPELAKDRNIAQGEMVRVSSGRGSVEAVAVVTKRFRPFKVQGTTIHQVGLPWCYGWNTPNVGDSANLLTPTAGDANTMIPETKAFMVNVEKLEG from the coding sequence ATGCAACTGAACAGACGGGGTTTTTTCAAGGTTTCAGGGAGCGTCGTCGCCGGATCGATTCTCGGCATCGGCCTGGAGGCGGCGGAAGCCGAAGCAGCTCTCCCCCTGGCGATCCAGTACGCCAGGGAGACCACCACCATCTGCCCCTATTGCGCTGTCGGCTGCGGGCTGATTGTTCATTCCCGGGGCGACGAGGTGATCAACACCGAAGGGGATCCGGATCACCCGATCAACCGCGGCACCCTGTGCAGCAAGGGGGCGGCGGTCTTCCAGTTGCGCGACAACAAACAACGCATCACCGAGCCGATGTACCGCGCCAAAGGCTCCAGGGAGTGGCAGAAGGTCTCCTGGGACTGGGCCCTCGATCAGATTGCCGATCGGGTCAAGGCAACCCGTGACGCCTCCTTTAGGGAACAAAACGCCAAGGGTCAGGTCGTCAACCGCACCGATGCCATCGCCTCCGTCGGCAGTGCGGCGCTGGACAACGAGGAATGCTACCTGCTGCAGAAGATGCTGCGCAGCTGGGGCCTGGTCTATATCGAACACCAGGCCCGAATATGACACTCCGCGACGGTTGCCAGTTTGGCAGCCACCTTCGGCCGCGGCGCCATGACCAACCACTGGATCGATATCCGCAACGCCGATGTCATTCTGATCATGGGCGCCAATCCCGCCGAGAACCACCCCGTTTCGTTCCGATACGTCCTCGAAGCCAAAGAGCACGGCGCCAAGGTCCTGAGCGTCGATCCGCGCTTCACCCGCACCAGTTCCAAGGCCGATGTTTACGCGCCGTTGCGCAGCGGCACCGACATCGCCTTTCTCGGCGGAATGATCAAGTACATCCTCGACAACGAGCTGGGTCACAGGGAATATCTGCAGCTGCACACCAACGCGACCTTCCTCGTCGATCCCCTCTTCCAGATGCCGGGTGAGCTCGACGGTCTTTTCTCCGGCTACAACCTCGACAAACGCAGCTACGACAAGGCGACCTGGGGCTTTCAGCGCGACGAAAACGGCATTCCCAAAACGGATCTCAGCATGCAGGATCCGAACTGCGTCTTCCAGCTTCTCAAAACACAGTTCGCGCGCTACACCCCCGAAGTGGTGTCGGACATTACCGGCACCCCGGTCGAAAAACTTGAAGAAATCTACGGAATTTACGGGGCGTCAGGCCAGCCGGGGAAGGCGGCGACCATCATGTATGCCATGGGCTGGACCCAGCACACCGTCGGCACCCAGAATATCCGCACCATGGCGATCATCCAGCTCCTCCTCGGCAACATCGGCGTCGCCGGGGGCGGGGTCAACGCCCTGCGCGGCGAATCGAATGTTCAGGGGTCCACGGACCACTGCCTCCTTTTTCATATCCTCCCCGGATACCTGCCGACGCCCCACGCCGGCCTCAAGGATCTGTCCACCTACATCGAAAAGACCACCCCGACCACCACGGACCCCCAGAGCGCCAACTGGTGGGGGAACCGCAGCAAGTACATCACCTCCCTGCTGCGCGCCCACTTCGACCAGACCCTGACCGCCGAGGACGAATTCGGCTACCAGCTGCTGCCGAAACTCGACGAAGGGCAGAACGCTTCGTGGCTCATGCTCTTCGATCAGATGTTCCGGGAAAAGATCAAGGGCTTCTTCGCCTGGGGACAAAACCCGGCCTGCAGCGGCAGCAACGCCAACAAAGTCCGCGAGGCGCTGTCCAAGCTCGACTGGATGGTCGCCGTCAATCTCTTCGACAACGAAACGGCCTCCTTCTGGAAAGGTCCGCGGATGGACCCGGCCAAGATCGATACCGAGGTCTTCTTCCTGCCGGTGGCGGCCTCCTTTGAAAAGGAGGGGAGCATCACCAACTCGGGGCGCTGGGCCCAATGGCGCTACAAGGCGGTCGAACCGTTCGGCAACAGCCTTCCCGACTCGGAACTGATGAACGAACTGCAGCACCGGGTCCGGGCGCGCTATGCCGCCCAGGGAGGAGCCTTTCCCGCGCCGATTCTGAAACTGAGCTGGGATTACGGCTTCAAACTCCTGAACGGCAAGGTCGGCAAAATCGATGTCCACGCCGTCGCCAAGGAGATCAACGGCTATTTCCTGGTCGACAAGGAGGTCAACGGCAAACAGTTCAAAAAGGGGGATCCGGTCCCCTCCTTTGCCTTCTTGCAGAACGACGGCTCGACCTCCTCGGGGAACTGGCTCTATTGCAACAGCTACAACGCCGACGGCAACAACATGGCCCGCCGCAGCCACAGCGACCCGAGCGGCATCGGTCTCTATCCCCAATGGTCCTGGTGCTGGCCGGTCAACCGGCGCATCCTCTACAACCGCGCCTCGGTCAACGCCGACGGAATCCCCTGGGACAAGGAGAAACCGGTCATCTGGTGGGACGGGGGGAAATGGAAAGGGGATGTCCCCGATGGCGGCTGGAAACCGCTCTCCCAGGAAGGGACGAAGAAATCGTTCATCATGCTCCCTGACGGCGTGGCCTCGATCTTTGCCGCCGGGATGAAGGAAGGCCCCTTCCCCGAGCACTACGAACCCCTGGAGTGCCCGATCGAGAAGAACCCCCTCTCCGGAACCAAGAACAATCCGGCGATGAAGCTCTTCTACGAAGGGGAAGAGAAGCTCCCCGAAGATGTCTTCTTCTCCTGCGACCAGCGTTATCCTTTTGTCGCCACCACCTATCGCGTGACGGAGCACTGGCAGACCGGAATCATGACCCGCAACACCCCCTGGCTGCTGGAGATGCAGCCCCATCTCTTTGTGGAGATGAGCCCTGAGCTGGCCAAGGACCGCAATATCGCCCAGGGTGAAATGGTCAGGGTCAGTTCGGGACGCGGCAGCGTCGAGGCGGTCGCCGTTGTGACCAAGCGGTTCCGCCCCTTCAAGGTCCAGGGAACGACCATCCATCAGGTCGGTCTCCCCTGGTGCTACGGCTGGAACACTCCGAACGTCGGCGACAGCGCCAATCTGCTGACCCCGACCGCCGGCGACGCCAACACCATGATCCCTGAAACCAAGGCGTTCATGGTCAACGTCGAAAAACTGGAGGGGTGA
- a CDS encoding alpha-1,4-glucan--maltose-1-phosphate maltosyltransferase, with translation MTDGRRRVVIENMAPQVEGGRFPAKRAVGEVLTVTADIFVDGHDALQALVLHRLAGAEEVAETRMSPGLNDSWSAEIPVAELHDIYFTVEAWVDHFASWRQLLEKKIASGQDVAVELLDGAALVCKAAERAAAEGVEDDAGALQRFAAVLEEGGDGGAQAAAEPLLALLMGRHADRTLASRFPEEFYVHVEPPLAAFSAWYELFPRSAGPPGRHGTLRDVIAQLPRVAAMGFDILYLPPIHPIGETFRKGANNTPGTGSGEVGSPWAIGSSAGGHTAIHPELGTFEDFAALIAAAQKAKLEIALDIAFQCSPDHPWVREHPEWFRIRADGSIQYAENPPKKYQDIYPFDFECPEWESLWEALRDVFLFWVGQGVRIFRVDNPHTKPIAFWTWCLAEVRKSSPEAIFLAEAFTRPKVMYRLAKAGFTQSYTYFTWRNSKEELTRYMTGLVHSAPRDFFRPNFWPNTPDILPEYLQYGGRPAFLIRLVLAATLSSNYGIYGPAFELCEGAALPGTEEYLDSEKYQIRDWDLKAPGSLESFIGRLNVIRRAHPALQQTWNLRFLEAENDFVLFFAKYDNARQDLILVAVNLDPHHTQSAWLNLPLEEFALDEERSYMVHDLLGDDKFIWQGPRNLMAFDPQVLPARIFHLKRRLKRETDFDYFM, from the coding sequence ATGACCGACGGAAGACGCAGGGTCGTTATCGAAAACATGGCTCCCCAGGTCGAGGGGGGGCGCTTTCCCGCCAAGCGGGCGGTGGGGGAGGTCCTGACGGTGACGGCCGACATCTTCGTCGACGGTCACGACGCCCTCCAGGCGCTGGTCCTTCACCGCCTCGCCGGCGCGGAGGAAGTCGCGGAAACGAGGATGAGCCCGGGGCTCAACGACAGCTGGAGCGCCGAGATCCCCGTCGCCGAGCTGCACGACATCTACTTCACCGTCGAGGCCTGGGTCGATCACTTCGCCTCCTGGCGGCAGCTCCTCGAAAAGAAGATCGCCTCCGGGCAGGATGTCGCGGTGGAACTCCTCGACGGCGCGGCCCTGGTGTGCAAAGCCGCCGAGCGGGCGGCGGCAGAAGGCGTTGAAGATGACGCCGGGGCGCTGCAGCGCTTTGCCGCCGTGCTGGAGGAGGGTGGAGACGGGGGAGCTCAGGCGGCCGCCGAGCCGCTCCTGGCGCTTCTCATGGGGAGGCACGCCGACCGCACCCTGGCCAGCCGCTTCCCCGAGGAATTCTACGTCCACGTCGAGCCGCCGCTGGCTGCCTTCAGCGCCTGGTACGAACTCTTCCCCCGCTCGGCGGGTCCCCCCGGGCGCCATGGCACCCTCAGGGACGTCATCGCCCAGCTCCCGCGCGTCGCCGCCATGGGGTTCGACATCCTCTACCTGCCGCCGATCCATCCCATCGGCGAGACGTTCCGCAAGGGGGCGAACAACACCCCGGGGACCGGCAGCGGCGAGGTGGGGAGCCCCTGGGCCATCGGCTCGTCGGCCGGCGGGCATACGGCCATCCACCCCGAGCTCGGGACCTTCGAGGACTTTGCCGCCCTGATTGCGGCGGCGCAGAAGGCGAAACTCGAGATCGCCCTCGACATCGCCTTCCAGTGCTCCCCGGATCACCCCTGGGTGAGGGAGCACCCGGAATGGTTCCGCATCCGCGCCGACGGCTCCATCCAGTACGCGGAGAATCCCCCCAAAAAGTACCAGGACATCTACCCCTTCGACTTCGAATGCCCGGAGTGGGAATCCCTCTGGGAGGCGCTGCGGGATGTCTTTCTCTTCTGGGTCGGACAGGGGGTGCGCATCTTCCGGGTGGACAATCCGCACACCAAGCCGATCGCCTTCTGGACCTGGTGCCTGGCCGAGGTGCGCAAGTCCTCTCCCGAGGCGATCTTCCTCGCCGAGGCCTTCACCCGGCCGAAGGTCATGTACCGGCTGGCCAAGGCCGGTTTTACCCAGTCCTACACCTATTTCACCTGGCGCAATTCCAAGGAGGAGCTCACCCGGTACATGACCGGCCTGGTGCACAGCGCTCCCAGGGACTTCTTCCGCCCCAACTTCTGGCCGAACACCCCCGACATCCTCCCCGAATACCTGCAGTACGGCGGCCGGCCGGCCTTCCTCATCCGCCTGGTGCTGGCGGCGACCCTCTCCTCCAACTACGGCATCTACGGCCCGGCCTTCGAGCTCTGCGAGGGGGCGGCGCTCCCCGGTACCGAGGAATATCTCGATTCGGAAAAGTACCAGATCCGCGACTGGGACCTGAAGGCGCCCGGGAGTCTCGAATCCTTCATCGGTCGCCTCAACGTCATCCGCAGGGCCCATCCGGCCCTGCAGCAGACCTGGAACCTCCGCTTTCTCGAGGCGGAAAACGATTTCGTCCTCTTCTTCGCCAAATACGACAACGCCCGCCAGGATCTGATCCTTGTGGCCGTCAATCTCGATCCCCATCACACCCAGTCGGCCTGGCTGAACCTGCCGCTGGAGGAGTTCGCCCTCGATGAGGAACGGAGCTACATGGTGCACGACCTGCTGGGGGACGACAAATTCATCTGGCAGGGCCCGCGCAATCTGATGGCCTTCGATCCGCAGGTCCTGCCGGCGCGCATCTTCCACCTCAAGCGGCGCCTCAAGCGAGAGACCGACTTCGACTATTTCATGTAA